A single genomic interval of Pyrus communis chromosome 5, drPyrComm1.1, whole genome shotgun sequence harbors:
- the LOC137735372 gene encoding disease resistance protein RUN1-like, giving the protein MALVTTSQGTSSDSKKFRGYRYDVFLSFRGEDTRKTFTDHLYTALNNAGFLTFRDDDELERGEDIKPGLQKAIQLSRTSVVVFSKDYASSRWCLDELVMILERKRPPSDHVVLPVFYHVDPSHVRKQTESIGKAFARHQKSQSQEKVKGWRKALTEVADLAGMVLQNQADGYESKFIEKIVKVIGGKLSRTPLSVVPKLIGVESQVKDINLWLQDGSTDVGILVVYGMSGIGKTTIAKHVYNSNFRSFEGSSFIENINETANRPNGLVQIQKQLLYDILNDREVKIHGVSEGLRKIERAISSRRVLLVLDDVDHMDQLDAVLEMKDRFYPGSKILITTRRERLLKAHQVTKVHKVGTLYYNESLELFSWHAFRQDHPLRGYMEYSEKVVHYCDGLPLALKVLGSSLSGESIDVWESALEKLKVIPNGEIMNKLRISYDNLQDDHDRELFLHIACFLIGRNKSHIVRILDGCDFYTIVGIQNLIDTCLVTVDGCNNVKMHDMIRDMGREIVYHESKESGKRSRLWRHKDSFEVLREKNGTQTIQGLALDMRMHLANRPINTNETVLETNAFERMHNLQLLHLIHVRLDGCYVDFPTRLRWLCWLEFPLDSIPVDLPLECLIVLEMQHSSLRQVWKGTKFLPSLKFLDVSHSHSLTEIMDFSLCPSLEELILVDCTSLIDVHESIGNLERLVYFNLKDCKNLRMLSKNMCMLKSLEKLILSGCSNLEEFPVAMMKKMVSLKVLEIDGIPISELWPERSSTILSSFPCSLLELSLKRCNLSDDAFCRDLSSLSSLQKLKLGENPICSLPGFIKGLRRLDKLSFKGCNRLESLVGLPKVHQMMSVVGCISLRKITPLSPEPWSAMYMVDDNWNLVEWEYLYKLEPIDRVDVEMIKLLGLCNLESMPAIRMDSPLFSLSKVSRVQGLYQYGIFSTFFVGNEVPGRFSYKSTKSSISFSVPLLPSSHKIRGLNIFATYANKENSNNDDEWKVFSNIIKVSNKSKGLKWIYFPLFYGIPGDGEDMIWLSHWKMENETILQCGDQVVVSVMTGPNKLFRIKEFGVELMQEHQNNMMINTQHNTESDPNDPFVIGGDLSTWEHVPGIYCLGFTVAIVEERWFNRLIMDADEGDTDKEGQEDEPDYTIARTKVAAAASNNCGLRGWKVLLTAAGLFFTLALVVRSSISQKKKRQ; this is encoded by the exons ATGGCTCTCGTGACAACATCTCAAGGAACCTCCTCTGATTCCAAAAAATTTCGGGGTTACCGATACGACGTGTTCTTGAGCTTCAGAGGCGAAGACACTCGCAAGACTTTTACCGACCACCTCTACACAGCCTTGAACAACGCAGGATTTCTCACGTTCCGAGACGACGATGAACTTGAGAGAGGAGAAGATATAAAGCCAGGACTGCAGAAAGCGATCCAGCTGTCACGAACTTCTGTTGTTGTGTTTTCAAAAGATTACGCATCATCCAGATGGTGCCTTGATGAGCTTGTGATGATCCTTGAACGCAAGAGGCCTCCCTCGGACCATGTAGTTTTACCAGTCTTTTACCATGTCGACCCGTCCCACGTGAGGAAGCAGACAGAAAGTATTGGAAAAGCATTTGCAAGACACCAGAAATCTCAATCGCAGGAAAAGGTGAAGGGATGGAGGAAGGCACTTACAGAGGTTGCAGATCTAGCAGGCATGGTCTTACAAAATCAAGCGGATGG GTATGAGTCAaagtttattgaaaaaattgttaaagTGATTGGAGGCAAGTTAAGTCGCACACCATTGAGCGTTGTACCAAAATTGATTGGAGTCGAATCTCAAGTCAAAGACATCAATTTGTGGTTACAAGATGGATCAACCGATGTCGGTATACTAGTTGTGTATGGCATGTCTGGAATAGGGAAGACAACCATTGCAAAACATGTTTACAATTCAAACTTTAGAAGCTTTGAAGGAAGTAGTTTTATTGAAAATATCAACGAAACAGCAAATCGACCAAATGGCTTAGTTCAAATACAAAAACAACTTCTTTATGATATTTTGAACGACAGAGAAGTGAAAATACATGGTGTTAGTGAGGGACTAAGAAAGATTGAAAGAGCCATAAGCTCTAGAAGAGTGCTtcttgttcttgatgatgtggaCCATATGGACCAATTAGATGCAGTACTAGAGATGAAAGATCGGTTTTATCCGGGAAGTAAGATACTTATAACAACTAGGCGTGAAAGGTTGCTAAAGGCACATCAAGTTACAAAGGTGCACAAAGTTGGAACTTTGTATTACAATGAGTCTTTAGAGCTTTTCAGTTGGCATGCTTTTCGCCAGGATCATCCCCTTAGAGGTTACATGGAATATTCAGAAAAGGTTGTACACTATTGCGACGGACTTCCATTAGCTCTAAAAGTTTTGGGGTCTTCTTTATCAGGGGAAAGTATAGATGTATGGGAAAGTGCATTGGAGAAGCTAAAAGTTATCCCTAATGGTGAAATCATGAATAAACTAAGAATAAGCTATGACAATTTACAAGATGACCATGACCGGGAATTATTCCTCCACATTGCTTGTTTCCTAATAGGAAGGAACAAAAGCCACATTGTTAGAATACTCGATGGATGTGATTTCTATACAATTGTTGGCATTCAAAATCTCATTGATACATGCTTGGTGACAGTTGATGGATGCAACAATGTGAAAATGCATGACATGATCCGTGACATGGGAAGAGAAATTGTTTACCACGAATCAAAAGAGTCTGGAAAACGTAGTAGATTATGGCGCCATAAGGATTCTTTCGAAGTACTGAGGGAAAAGAAT gGTACACAAACAATTCAAGGTCTTGCCTTGGATATGCGTATGCATCTTGCAAACAGACCAATAAACACAAATGAGACAGTCTTGGAAACCAATGCATTTGAAAGGATGCACAATTTACAACTACTCCATCTTATTCATGTACGACTGGATGGATGTTATGTAGATTTCCCTACAAGATTAAGATGGTTGTGTTGGCTTGAATTTCCATTGGATTCTATACCTGTTGATCTTCCTTTGGAGTGTCTAATTGTTCTTGAAATGCAACATAGTAGCTTAAGACAAGTCTGGAAAGGAACAAAA TTTCTTCCATCGTTGAAGTTCCTTGACGTCAGCCATTCCCATTCCCTCACTGAAATCATGGACTTCTCACTTTGCCCTAGTCTAGAAGAATTGATTCTTGTAGATTGCACAAGCCTGATTGATGTTCATGAATCCATTGGAAACCTGGAGAGACTTGTGTACTTTAACTTGAAGGATTGCAAGAATCTTAGGATGCTTTCGAAGAACATGTGCATGCTTAAATCACTTGAAAAACTCATTTTATCTGGCTGCTCAAATCTTGAAGAGTTTCCAGTGgcgatgatgaagaagatggtgTCTCTAAAAGTTCTTGAAATAGATGGAATTCCAATAAGTGAATTGTGGCCAGAAAGAAGTTCAACTATCTTGAGTTCTTTTCCATGCTCTTTACTAGAGTTAAGTCTCAAGAGGTGCAATCTTTCTGATGATGCCTTTTGTAGGGATTTAAGTAGTCTATCCTCGTTGCAAAAACTAAAGTTAGGTGAGAATCCAATTTGCAGTCTGCCAGGtttcatcaaaggtttgaggaGGCTCGACAAACTCTCTTTCAAAGGTTGTAATAGACTCGAATCGCTTGTGGGGTTGCCGAAAGTACACCAAATGATGAGCGTAGTTGGATGCATATcattaagaaaaataacacCTCTTTCCCCTGAGCCATGGTCTGCAATGTACATGGTGGATGACAACTGGAATCTAGTTGAGTGGGAGTACTTATACAAGTTAGAGCCTATTGATAGAGTCGATGTGGAAATGATCAAACTTTTGGGCTTGTGCAACTTGGAATCCATGCCTGCAATTCGAATGGACAGCCCACTATTCTCACTTTCAAAAGTGAGTCGTGTCCAG GGACTGTATCAATATGGTATATTCAGCACATTTTTTGTTGGGAATGAGGTTCCAGGCCGGTTCAGCTATAAAAGTACCAAGTCCTCCATATCTTTCAGTGTCCCTTTACTCCCTTCTAGTCACAAAATCCGAGGCTTGAACATCTTTGCTACCTATGCAAACAAGGAGAATTCTAATAATGATGATGAATGGAAAGTGTTTTCAAACATAATCAAAGTGAGTAACAAGAGCAAGGGTCTGAAGTGGATCTATTTCCCATTATTCTATGGTATCCCAGGTGACGGTGAAGATATGATATGGTTGAGCCATTGGAAGATGGAGAACGAAACAATATTACAATGTGGAGATCAAGTGGTGGTTTCAGTAATGACTGGACCAAATAAGTTGTTTCGGATAAAGGAGTTTGGTGTCGAGCTTATGCAAGAGCACCAGAATAATATGATGATAAATACCCAACACAACACCGAATCAGATCCTAATGATCCATTTGTCATCGGGGGAGATTTGTCCACGTGGGAGCATGTACCAGGAATATACTGCCTTGGTTTCACAGTCGCAATTGTTGAAGAGAGATGGTTTAATCGCCTCATCATGGACGCTGATGAAGGAGACACAG acAAAGAAGGGCAAGAGGATGAACCTGATTACACAATTGCAAGGACAAAAGTTGCGGCGGCTGCCAGTAACAACTGCGGCCTCAGAGGCTGGAAGGTGCTCCTCACAGCTGCCGGCTTATTTTTCACGCTTGCTCTAGTAGTTCGGTCCTCCATCTCCCAGAAAAAGAAGCGACAATAG
- the LOC137735369 gene encoding uncharacterized protein, producing the protein MELEEDDFDDERDGEEEEEESENEEEDGEEVGEEENGDGQRCRDGRTRERIHESSSAGAALWDKALEFRFLLQKAFSSSHGIMDYHSCMLRRGRLLTEEPLIVAR; encoded by the exons ATGGAGCTGGAAGAGGATGACTTTGATGATGAGCGTGACGgcgaggaggaggaagaagaatcagaaaatgaggaagaagatggagaagaaGTTGGGGAAGAGGAAAATGGTGATGGGCAAAGATGCCGAGATGGAAGAACTCGAGAAAGAATACATGAATCTTCGTCAGCAGGAGCA GCTCTGTGGGACAAAGCTCTTGAGTTCAGATTCTTGCTTCAGAAAGCATTCTCAAGTTCACATGGAATCATGGATTACCACAG TTGCATGCTAAGAAGAGGAAGATTGTTGACAGAAGAGCCTCTAATAGTCGCAAGATAA